ATCTGGCACAAAAATTAAAATTAAATCCTGCGAAGATCCCTATATAGAATCTAAGTTTATCGCCAATGAAATATACGCAGATTTACAAGCAAATGGTAAATTTTCTGATTTTTGTATTTTATATCGTACAAATGCACAGAGCCGTTCACTTGAAGATGAGTTAAGAAGACGAATGATGCCATATATCATATATGGATCGGTTCGTTTTTATGAGAGAGCTGAAATAAAAATACTACTTGCTTATATTAAATTAATTATAAACCCAACCGACGAAGCTGCATTTCAAAAAATAATCAACACTCCGCGTCGAGGTTTTGGCGATAAAGCACTCGCAAAACTAAAAGAATTATCCAGTTCCCGTAATGAAAGTTTATTAAATACGATTACTGAAATTGTCTATGGTGGATTAGAAAATGATGTATCTCGATCAATCGCAGCAGTAAAAGATTTCGTTATGTGTTTTCAAAAATGGAAGAGCAATTTAGAATATCACAACAAACCATCAGTTTCTTTAGCTGAGATAATTTCAGATATCAATTTCGAAGAATATTTGAGAAATTCATATCCTGAAGATTTCGACGAAAGATGGTTGAACGTAATTGAATTAAAAAATGCGATTATAGAATTTGAAAATATTAATTTAGAAGAAGATTTAGGACAACAACAAAAACAGCTTTCTGGACTAGAAAAACTCTCTCGCTTTTTAGAACAAGCGATGCTCACCGTAGAGCCGACTGTGGTCAATGTGCAACAAGGAAATGCGAACGCAATCACTTTGATGACTATTCATTCAGCAAAAGGGCTTGAATTCCCAAAAGTATTTATTGCTGGCCTTGAAGAAGGTGTTCTTCCACATCAAAACTCGATCGATTCTCCGGAAGCTATCGAAGAGGAACGAAGACTTATGTATGTGGCTGTTACCCGTGCAAAAAGCAAATTAACCCTGACAAATTGCAAACGTAATAGATATAAAGATTTTATTCCTGCTCAGGAAAGTCGTTTCATATCTGAAATTTCATTTGAAATAACTGAATGGGTTGACGCTGCTAAAAAAACATTTACAAGAGAATTTGGTAAAATAACTTCAACCCCTAAATTTGAAGACAAACCAAGAATTTTTAAAGGAGATGATCTTTTAAATAAAGAAAATATAAATTTAAAAAATGAATCCAATCAAGATTTAGTTTGGAGAAAAGGCCAAAAAGTTACACATAAAGTATTTGGTGATGGTGTGATAAGAGATATAGAAAAAAGCACATCAGGATATCGACTCAGAATTAAATTTGATAAAAATTCTGTTGGAGAAAAGACTCTTATACATACTTACGTCACTCCCATTTAATTTATAAAAGGTAAATAGAATGAGAAAAGAAATAAAAGTTTCCCCATCAATTGCAGCAGGAAATCTATTAAAACTTGAAGATGAAGTTCGCAAATTAGAATTGAGCGGGGCTGACAGCATTCACTTTGATGTTATGGATGGTCACTTTGTTCCACTTCTAACTATTGGTATACCATTTATAGAACAAATGCGAAAAATTACTAAAATGCATTTGGATGTCCATATTATGGTAACAAACCCCGATACTACATTTGAAAATTATTTATCTGCTGGAGCTGACACTCTTTCTTTTCATATAGAAACAGCAATACATCCACACAGAATTTGTAGTAAAATTAAAGAAACAGGAAAACGCGCTGGCATTGTCTTAAATCCATCTACCCATTGGAAAGACATTGAATATTTATTACCTATTCTTGATCAAGTCACACTTATGACAGTAAATCCAGGATTCTCAAGGCAAGCACACCTTCCTCTCGTTCATAAAAAAATATCAGAATTATCTCAATTCCGCAGCGATAATAATCTAAAATTCGATATCATGGTTGATGGAGGAGTAAATCACGAAAATGCAAATACTCTAAATAAACTTGGAGTCGATATTGTTGTAGCAGGCGGTGCTGTTTTTAATTTTGAAAACTATAAAGAAGCAATTGCAAAAATAAAAAGCGCTTCCATAACAAACTAAACTAGAATAAAGAATTATAATTTTCTTTGTTTTACTTAATTATTAATGAAAAGAATTATTGATATGACACCTTCTTTTTTTCAGCCAATTGCAGAGGATTTAGCAAATCTCGAAACAAAACTGGTCGACTATTTACTCACTCCAAATAAACCTACGAATCAAGTTTTAGAACATATATTTTCATCAGGCGGGAAAAGAATTCGTCCCGCTCTTTTCCTCTTAAGTAGCAAGCTCATTAATTATAATGGTAATCATAAATTCCCAATTGCATCTGTATGTGAATACATCCACACAGCAAGTTTATTGCACGATGATGTTATCGACAACTCGACTCTACGCAGAAACAAACCGACTGTGAACTCTATCTGGGGTGATGAAACAGCAGTATTAACAGGCGATCTCATTTATTCCGCAGCATGTCGTCTCATGGTTAAAACCAAAAGTCTTGAATTGATCGATGATTTTGCAGAGTGCATACGCTTCATGAGTGAGAGTGAATTGTTTCAACTCGAGCTTTTATGGAAAATTGATACAAACTATCAACAATATTACAGAGTTGTTGAAGGAAAAACAGCCTTTTTGTTTCAATGTAGCGCAAAAACTCCTTGTTATTTAGCTCAATCAGATAGTATAACAACTCACCTTTTGGGCGAATATGGTAAACATATTGGTTTTGCATTTCAAATTTTTGATGATTATTTAGATTATGCGGGAGAAATAGCTCAAGTTGGAAAGCCTATAGCCGCAGACTTATTAGAAGGAAAAATCACACTTCCATTAATCTTTGCATTAAATTCTAATAATAAAAATACGCAAATTTTAAAGAATTTAGTGCATAAGATTATTGAAAATAATTTTGCCACAGTGGAAGAACAAAAAGAATTGATAACACTTGTTAAAGAAACAGATGGATTGAAGAAGGCATTACAAGAAGCAGAAATGCACGCACAAAATGCAAGAAATTGTCTTTCTGAATTTATGCAAAACAATGATCTCAATTTAGAACAAAAAAATGCATTAAAAGCTTTGAATGAAATCACTTTTTTTGTCTTGAATAGAAAGAATTAAAAACAGATGAAGTCACTAACATTAAATAAATATACGCTAAGCAATGGTGTACCCGTATTTTATTGTCACACACCTGAGACAGTTTGTTTTGAACTCTCTATCCATATAAATACAGGAGCTAGAGACGAAACAGAAAAAAATAATGGAGTCTCACATTTTTTAGAACACATGATGTTTCGTGGCTCAAAATCATATCCAAATTCAATTCAACTCTCAAAAGCGATGGAATCATTTGGCGGTGAAACCAATGCCATGACTGGTATTGAAAATACAACTTATTGGTTAAAAGGGGATGCAGAAAAAACCCTAGAAGCCATTGATTGCTTTGCTGACTTCTTTTTAAGACCAAATTATGCTGATTTAGAAATAGAACGATCCGTCATTCTACAAGAAATGGCCTCAGATTTTAATGAAGCAGGTGACAGTATTGATACAGAATCACTCGCTATGGCAACTTTATTTTCCAATCATCCCCTTGGGAATCCTATAATTGGAAAAGAAGAAATAGTTAAACAAATATCACAATCAGATTTATCAGAAAAAAGACGTGATTATTATACACCGAACCGTTGTGCTATAACTATTCATACTTCAATTGATGAGAAAGATGTAATTGCCCAACTTGAAAAATCATTTGGCAATGAATGGGCTCATATTCAAGGTTCTGCGCCAAATAGAATTTTAGCTGATAATTATATTCCTCAATTAAATTCACTTAGAAAACCTCAACATGCACTTTGTTTACAAAATAATCCCGATAATCAATTTGCAGTAAAACTCATTTTTCCAACTGTCGGAGGTCTCTCAAATGAAGTTGTATATATAACTTTTTTACAGAGAATTCTTGATGATGGTATATGTACACGACTTCCTGCAAATATTCGCGAAAAGCATGGACTTGTATATGATATCAGTTGTGATACGCAATTTTTTAATGAAATAGGAACTTTTAGTATAGATGCAACCGTTTCAGAAGATCTTTTACCAAATCTACTTGAAAAATTGGCTCAGGAACTTAGAAACGTTATTTCTGAAAAGCCGCTTCAAGAAGAATTAGATCACATTCGTTTTCGCTATATTTTTGATTTAAAACAAATTAAAGAAACTCCATCTCGACTTTTAAATAGAGAAGTTTCAGCGTATTTTATGGATCAAAAACTTACTTTAGATGATGAAATAAATATCGTAAAATCTATAACTACAGATCAAATTTTAAAAACAGCTCAGAAAATATTTGGTTCAGCAAGAAGAGGATTTGTTTTAATTGGTCCTAAAGCACGTAAAAAAAGAGAGCTAGTTGAAAAATTATTGTCTATATTTGATGGCATTGGAGATTTAAATGAAAAAGGTTCCACTAACTGATGTGCGTCTATATACTCAAGGATCCAATAATGATAAAGAAGAATTTATCCAAAAATTTGGGCGCGCAATACAAGAGTTTGGTTTTGTAATTATCGAAGGACATAATATATCTGAAGATGTTATAAATAATACTTATTCAGCAGTAGAGCAATTATTTGCTCTACCAATTGAAACTAAATTAAAATACGTTGATAACTCAATTATTGGACAAAGAGGTTACGTAAATTTTGGTATTGAACGTGCAAAAAATAATACAATAGGTGATTTAAAAGAATTTTGGCATATAGGCAGAGAGCATTTTTTAAATTCAAAATTAAAAAGTGAGTATACAAAAAATATATGGCCGGACAATGACGTACCTAATTTTAAGCAATTTACACTTGATCTCTATTGTAAATTAGATCAATTGTCTCAAGTTTTATTATCTGCACTTTCAGAATATTTAAATTTACCAAAATATACTTTGCCTCAAATGGCTATAGATGGTAATTCGATTTTAAGAGCTTTGCATTATCCACCTCTAAACAAAGAACAGTTTCATTCTGGGGCAATTCGCGCTGCAGCTCACGAAGATATTAATTTATTAACTATTCTCTGTGAAACAAAAGAAAGTGGTCTCGAAATTCTAACTAGAAATGGGAAATGGCTGCAAATAGAAAGTCATCCTGGTCAAATGATTGTAGATTCAGGTGATATGTTATCAAGAGTAACAAATAATATTATACCTTCTACAACTCATAGAGTAGTTAATCCTTTAAATTCAAGAAATACTTCAAGATATTCTTTACCGTTTTTTGTTCATGCATATGAAAAATGTGAATTAAATGTTTTGGAAAACTGTAAGTCTCCATCAAAACCAATATTATATCCTCCTATCATTGCAAACGAATTTTTGCTACAAAGATTAAGGGAAAATGGACTTGTAAAAACGTAACAGATTCATATATGGAGACACAACCGTGGCTGAAGAAGTTATATTGAAGGTTGAAAATTTAATTACAAACTTTAACGTCTCAGGAAAAAATATCACAGCTGTTGACGATTGTTCCTTTCAAGTTAATAAAGGAAAAACTTTAGGAATTGTTGGAGAATCTGGCTGCGGCAAAAGCGTAACAAGTCTTTCAATTATGCGCTTAATTCCATCACCTCCAGGAAATATTTCATCAGGAAAAATTTTTTTTGAAAAAAAGAATCTTTTACAACTAAGCGAAAAGGAAATGCGATCTATTCGTGGAAATCGCATCTCGATGATTTTCCAAGAACCAATGACAAGTTTAAATCCTGTCTACACTATAGGCTATCAAATAGCAGAAGTTTTTATATTACATAAAGGTGCGAGTCATAAAGAAGCAAGAGATCTATCAATAGAAATGCTAAAACAAGTGCGCATACCTTCTCCAGAAAAAAGATTTAATGAATATCCTCATCAATTGTCTGGTGGTATGCGGCAAAGAATTATGATTGCAATTGCTCTCGCTTGTAAACCAGCTCTTTTAATTGCAGATGAGCCAACAACTGCGTTGGATGTAACTATTCAAGCACAAATTCTTGCTTTAATGAATAATTTGCAAAAAGAAAACGGAATGTCAACTATCTTAATCACGCATGATTTAGGAGTTGTTGCTGAAACATGTGATGATGTTGTTGTTATGTATGCAGGAAAAGTCGTTGAAAAATCAAGTGCAAAAGAATTATTTACCAATCCCAAACATCCTTATACAATTGGATTGCTTAACTCAATACCAAAACTAGGTGAAAAAAAGCATAGATTAAATACAATTCCCGGAATTGTTCCCTCTCTGGCTAATTTACCCAAAGGGTGTCGTTTTCAAGATAGATGTTCTTTAGCATCAAAAGAATGTAAAGAAACCGAACCTGAGCTAAAATTAATCAATCCTAATAAATATGCAGCATGCTTTAAAATATAAAAATATAAGGATCATGAAATGGCTGAAACTATTTTCAACTCTGTTCCTAAACACAATTACAGTGAACAAGAACCAGAAATTAATCCAGAAGAATTCCGCAAAGTCATACATTCCAGACGAAGTGTTCGCATGTTTAATGGAACTCCCATACCCGAAGATATTATGAATGAGTGTTTAGATTTAGCTCTACTTGCTCCTAATTCATCAAATTTGCAACCTTGGGAGTTTTATTGGGTAAAATCACCAGATAAAAAGAGTGAATTGGTAAAAGCATGTCTTTCTCAACCAGCTGCTAGCACTGCAGCAGAACTTATAGTTTGTGTAGCACGATCAAAAACTTGGAAACAAAATGCAAATAAAATGCTAGATGTTTTTGCCAAAAGTAATGCTAATATACCTAACAGTGTTAAAGATTATTATAAAAAAATTGTTCCACTTGCTTACACACAAGGATATTTCAGTGTTATCGGCTTAATTAAACGTCTTGTTTTATTTGTACGTGGTTTAAAAGAACCGACACCAAGAAATCCTGTGAGTAATAGTGATATGATACTCTGGGCTACAAAATCCTGTGCTCTCGCAGCTGAAAATCTTATGCTAGCATTGAGAGCATTCTCATATGATTCTTGCCCAATGGAAGGATTTGATGCCTATAGAGTTGAAAAAATATTAGATCTTCCTTCTGATGCACATGTAGTCATGGTTATAGGAGCAGGAAAAAGATCTCCGAATGGAATTTATGGTCCTCGTATCCGTTTTGAAAGAAATTTATTTATTAAAGAGGTTTAAAAATCAATGATAGATGAAAATATTTTGCAAATAAAAAATTTAGTAAAATACTTTCCTATTTTTGGAGGTATTTTTGGCAAAGAAGTTGCAAAAGTTCACGCTGTCGATAACATCTCATTTAATTTAAAAAAAGGACAAACCTTAGGACTTGTGGGTGAATCAGGTTGTGGGAAAAGTACTTTAGGTCGTACGATATTACGATTGCTAGAGCCAACTTCTGGTCATATTATTTTCGATGGAAAAGATATTACTAAACTTTCACAAAAAGAATTGCGAACTCTCAGAAAAGAAATTCAAATTATTTTTCAAGATCCTTTTGCAAGTTTAAATCCAAGGATGTCGGTGCGAGAAATTTTATCTGAGCCTTTTGATATACATAATCTATATAAGCATCCAGATGAAAGAAAAAATAAACTCGCAAATATTTTAAATGAAGTTGGATTAAATCCTGAGTCTATTGATCGATATCCCCATGAGTTTTCTGGTGGACAAAGACAAAGAATTGGTATCGCCCGTGCATTAGCGCTCAATCCAAAAATAATTGTTTGTGATGAACCAGTAAGCGCCCTCGATGTTTCAATTCAAAGTCAAATATTAAATTTAATGATGGATTTAAGAGATAAATATAATTTATCGTATATTTTTATTGCTCATGATTTATCTGTAATAGAACATATTTCAGACAATGTAGCTGTTATGTATTTGGGAAAAATCGTTGAACACACATCGTCCGAAAATTTATATAAAAATCCTATTCACCCATACACTCGTGCATTGATTTCAAGTATACCAAGACATGATTTTACTGCAAAAAGAGAACGTCATGTCATACAAGGGGATGTTCCAAGTCCTATAAATCCACCAACGGGCTGTAGATTTCACACTCGCTGCCCTTTCGTTAAAGATATATGCAAAAATAAAGAACCCATACTTGAAAATATAGGGTCACAGATCAACACACATTTTGTTTCCTGTCACTTTAGTAATGAATTAAAAAATAAATAAACAGATTAATTAAAAACATTTAATTTTTTAAAATACTCTCTTCAGATTTATTTCTTTACATAAGTCTAGTTTTAGTTCATCATGCATAGAAATAATTTGGAGGAATGATTATGCAAAAGCATCACAAATCTATAGGTCTCGTAGGATATCACTCAGTTCAATTCTTTACACGAGAACTTGAAAAAACAGTAAATTGGCATAAAGAAAAATTTGGTTTTATTGAAATGGCAAAATCCTCCCCAGAATGGGAAAAAAAGAATGGAATGCGCTCTATTGTTTTAAATGGAGCAGGAAAACTGGGCTGGATATTTACCGAACCTATTGAAAAAGCGTCTTCAGCTGGAAGATATTTAAGTATGCATCCCGATGGAGCTGCTTTTTTAAATTTTAGAGTTAAAAATTTAAAACACACTGCTGAGTTTTTAGTGGATAAAAAAGCTCCTTTTCTTTATGATATTGAATCACATAAATCTAATAATGATGGTTACTGGAATGAAACTGCAATCGCAACAGCAATAGATGATGTTGGTTTCCGATTTATTGAAGAAAAAAATTATGATCAATTTGCTCCAGGGTTTGTTTGGACAAATAAAGAAGCTAAAGATCAACCAAACTCTCTCGGACTCGATCTCGGAATCGACCATGTGACTTGCAATGCTCGTTCAATGCATTCTTTGACTGAATTTTATAGACATTGTCTTGGCTTTGAACAATATTGGGGTATTGAGTTCCACACAGCACATCATACAACTGAGCATAGCACAGGCTCTGGTCTTGAAAGTATTGTTATGTGGGATAAAGAGAGCGGTATTAAGTTTGCAACAAATCAACCTCTTGCCCCTTATTTCCATAATTCACAGATTGAAATTTATATTGAAGACAATCGGGGCTCAGGCATTCAACATCTTGCTCTTGGAACAAAAAATATTATTCATTCTGTAAGTCAAATTAAAGAAAGAAATGCGGTTTTTCTAGATGCATCTGATAAATATTATCAGCAACTTCCTGAGCGTATGCAAAAAATGAAATTGAAAAAAATTAATGAGCCAATGGAAATTGTGCAAAAAAATAATATTCTTTTAGACGGTGCTGAAGGAAAGTATTTATTACAAATATTCATGAAAGAACAAAGCATTCAATTTAATAATAAAGAATATGGACCGTTTTTCTATGAAATTATTCAAAGACAAGGAGACGAAAGCTTCGGAGAAGGAAACTTTAAAGCTCTTTTTGACAGCATTGAAAAACAACAAGTAGCTGATCATAGACAAGAAATGAGAGATAGAATCGACTCCCTCTCTTAGTTACACTTTTTTTTAAAAAAAGCTTGCGCAGCTTATATGCGCATGCTAAACCTCAACGCCTGTATTGGAGAAGTTCGGCACACGTTTCGACTTCCCAACTTTCTTTGTGAGGAGACAAAAAAATGGGTAAGAGCGACAACCGCCGTACGTTTAAAATGAAGAGAAAAAAATCTCAAGTAGCTAAAAAAGCTCGTATTAAAGCTAAAATTGCAGCAGCTCAGGCTGTTGCTAAAAAGACTTCTGCAAAGAAGTAAGATTTTTTGATTTTAATGGAGAGATGGCCGAGTGGCTTAAGGCGGCGGTCTTGAAAACCGTTGTGGGTGCAAGCCTACCGGGGGTTCGAATCCCTCTCTCTCCGCCACTTCAAACCCCGACTTATCTATATAAGCCGGGGTTTTTAGTTCTAAAGTTTTCGAGCATCACATTTTAACTTGGATGGGATTTCCGATTTAAAAAAGCAGATAAATTTAAAGAACTCGCAGGAATCTCAAGCAAAAGTTGTTCATATTGAAATTATAAAGAATCTTATATATAAAAATATTGGTAAAAAGTTTAGTAGATCTGGCATTTATTCATTTTCTAAAAAAATAGGTTTAAGAAAAGTCAAACCGAGACCATTACATGTTAAAAATGATCCAGAAGTTATTGCAGAATGGAGAAAAAACTTTCCTAAAGTTTTAGATAAGGTAAAGAGAGAATATCCAGATAAAAAAGTTATCCAATATTACCAAGATGAAACTAGATTTGAGCAAAAGACAATCATGTCAGGAATTTGGAGTCCAAAAGGGGTTCGCCCTGAGTATAAGAATGAAAATGGTTTTTTAAATTCATGGATATATGGAGCAATAAATACTGAAACTGGGAAAAGATTCGAGCCTGTTCTACCAACTCAGGAACCCTTTAAGCTAATCTCAATATCCAAAAAACTATTGCTTTCGACACTACTTAGACGTAACGACACCTCATCGAATGGTTTACTTTCGTTCATCTCCTTGTTTCACACATGACACATTTACTGTGCCTTTTCTCCTACGCTTACCACAATAACTTTTGATTAATGCAGCGAAGAGTTGTTTGAAGCCTTCTCCTGTAAAACGATTTCGAGGGGGCGCCCCTCATCTTTTACACAGCATTGCTGAATAGTATCTTTCGATATTCACCACATTCGTGGAGCACTTTTAGACCGTCTACTAGGGACACCCCTTAAACTGTTTTTTGCAACAGAACTCAAAATTATCTTATAAATTTTAGAAATTAATGAAAAATATCTATTAAAAAAAATTAAATTAATTATTTTGAAAAATATTTAATATCCATGTGAATTATGATAAAACACCTAGTAAAAAATAATTAAATCTGTTACTTTTTTAAATTTGATAAAAATATATATGTTTATATTTGTAATTCAGAAAAAATTAAAATATATTTTTTAAAGTTAAGACCGCATTTATAATGTTCGGTTTTACTATAAAATTATTTAATATGACTAATTCTTTGTTATATCAAATAAGAATAAAAAAAGAATAGGAGATTCTTTAATTATGAAATGTTATGAAAGTGAAAATATCAATCTAGCTGATATTTTTGATTATGCAAGTTATGAAGGTTTAATTAATAAAGAAACATATAATGATATTATTATAAATTTGTATAAAATCCTTCAATATCCTGAATTCAAAAGTTTTTTACAAGGTAAGAATACAATCAATAATTCAGAAAATGCAATTTCAAAATTTAATAAATCTATTAAGGAAATAAATGAAAGATTTTCTTTGTCAAATAATAGATCTGTAAATAGTTTGATTAGAATTTATAACAATATCTCAAATTCTATATTACTCGATACTTATACTTCTGAAACAGATATTTTGAGCAGACAAAACAGGTATGACATTTTATCTGTCGGAGATCTAGACAACTTTAAATTACTCAATGAACAATCAATAGCATCTTCAAAAATTAGAAGATTTAATAATCTTATTTCAAACATTAAATTAAGATTAAATATCAAAGAAAATTTTTTTCCATTGTTAAAAGGTTTTGATAAAGAAAGTAGACAAGTAAAATTTTTAGAAATGGAAACTTATGAAATAAAAAACTATCAAGTTTCTGAAGAAGAATTTTCTCAATTTTCAAAGTTTGCAAATTATTTTCATGAGCTTTCCTCTTTGCCAGAATATACTGGCCTTTCTAAAGCATTTGCAATTCAAAGTCTATTTGATTTTTTTAAAGAAAATAAGACCTCATCAGTTCCATTGACTCAATTTGAAAAGCTCTTAAAGATTCAGTATTATGTAGGAATTTCACAAATAGCATTGGGTGTTAGTGATGAACTTATCTACCTTGAGCATGTCGTTGATCTTATAACAGGTGCCACATTAAATCCCGCACTGACTGTGATTAAGAATATATCTTCTACTGCAAATATGTTACTTAGCGTTATAAATATATCTCTTGATATTGCGGTTTTAGCAAACACTAGAACAAACTCAGAGAATGTTATATTTGGCACAAAACTTGGTTTTGATATTGGATCCTTAGGATTAGGAGTCGCAGCCCTTGCTGGAGTTGAATTTACTGGGCCACTAGGTCTTATTCTTGGAGGAATAACGCCTGGTATAATCGGTATTGTCTCTAATTTAGAAAATAATAAACAACGAGCAATTGCTATAGCCCAAGTTTTTGATTCTATAGAAAATGACTATAGTTATCACGATTCACAATTTCATCATTTTAAAGATGAAGTAACAACAGCATCTTTTGCGTTAAATTTAACTGATGAACATAACATAAGATTAAATAATTCAGTCATAGAATCATTAGATTTAAGTGATAGAAAAAAAATAAAAATTACTTTTGGTAATAATTACTTAATGAAAACTGAACATGCTGAATACATGAAAAACGGAAGTTACGCACAATCATTTTTTGGCCCAAATCCAAGCCCTCTTCTTGGTAAATATCAATTTTTACAACATCCAATAAATAAAAATGATTATATTAGCATAAATGAATATCTACACATTCCAAAAAATAAAGAAGTCTCAATTTTAGAACCAGAAACTCTTTCTAAACGTTTGAGCGTAATTTTACCAGTAACTCCAATAACATATATTTGGTATGATTTTCATCCTGCTTCAGCTCTTTCAGAAGAAGACGCTAAGACACTTTGGAAATTACAAAAAAATGCTCAAGGTCTTTTTATTTTTACCTATCATCAAGCCGCTGCTTACAAGGCCATCCACGATATAGAATTAAGATATGAAGCAACTGATATCAATATTCAATTAGGGTCTGAAGAATTGGATTTACATATCCCTAATATTCCTGCAGAATGGCAAAACAAAATTAGATATTATTTATATGGCAAACAAGACGGTGTATATCACTTATATCCAAGAAATGGAGTACACTACAATATTACGGGAACAGGTGAAGAAACATTCTACATTGTAATTTCAAAAGAAAAAACCGACATAGAATTTGATTTTCAAAA
The sequence above is drawn from the Fluviispira vulneris genome and encodes:
- a CDS encoding ATP-dependent helicase, with translation MFNEIEALDLSNLNPAQILACTHKDGPAVVYAGAGSGKTKVICSRIAWLITHEHVPASAILAVTFTNKAAKEMKERVEQYIGSKRSKYVIVSTFHAFCARFLRIYAEEAGYNSAFSIYDDDDQKSLLKDILKKLNISDKILSVNTVKSKIDKIKNQGLTPEEYLHELKHNPEISFQEQRQQFRNFGEQYDPEIIQKIYNLYQSTLKKQNAMDFNDLLLVMFKTLENKPHVLESLQNRFRYFLIDEFQDTNPIQFKLIHLLSSKSQNLFIVGDDDQSIYSWRGAEPSFIINFHHLYKNAKVFKLEENYRSTKNIIQAATEIIKNNKKRADKTLFTNNESGTKIKIKSCEDPYIESKFIANEIYADLQANGKFSDFCILYRTNAQSRSLEDELRRRMMPYIIYGSVRFYERAEIKILLAYIKLIINPTDEAAFQKIINTPRRGFGDKALAKLKELSSSRNESLLNTITEIVYGGLENDVSRSIAAVKDFVMCFQKWKSNLEYHNKPSVSLAEIISDINFEEYLRNSYPEDFDERWLNVIELKNAIIEFENINLEEDLGQQQKQLSGLEKLSRFLEQAMLTVEPTVVNVQQGNANAITLMTIHSAKGLEFPKVFIAGLEEGVLPHQNSIDSPEAIEEERRLMYVAVTRAKSKLTLTNCKRNRYKDFIPAQESRFISEISFEITEWVDAAKKTFTREFGKITSTPKFEDKPRIFKGDDLLNKENINLKNESNQDLVWRKGQKVTHKVFGDGVIRDIEKSTSGYRLRIKFDKNSVGEKTLIHTYVTPI
- a CDS encoding polyprenyl synthetase family protein, with protein sequence MTPSFFQPIAEDLANLETKLVDYLLTPNKPTNQVLEHIFSSGGKRIRPALFLLSSKLINYNGNHKFPIASVCEYIHTASLLHDDVIDNSTLRRNKPTVNSIWGDETAVLTGDLIYSAACRLMVKTKSLELIDDFAECIRFMSESELFQLELLWKIDTNYQQYYRVVEGKTAFLFQCSAKTPCYLAQSDSITTHLLGEYGKHIGFAFQIFDDYLDYAGEIAQVGKPIAADLLEGKITLPLIFALNSNNKNTQILKNLVHKIIENNFATVEEQKELITLVKETDGLKKALQEAEMHAQNARNCLSEFMQNNDLNLEQKNALKALNEITFFVLNRKN
- a CDS encoding isopenicillin N synthase family dioxygenase, which produces MKKVPLTDVRLYTQGSNNDKEEFIQKFGRAIQEFGFVIIEGHNISEDVINNTYSAVEQLFALPIETKLKYVDNSIIGQRGYVNFGIERAKNNTIGDLKEFWHIGREHFLNSKLKSEYTKNIWPDNDVPNFKQFTLDLYCKLDQLSQVLLSALSEYLNLPKYTLPQMAIDGNSILRALHYPPLNKEQFHSGAIRAAAHEDINLLTILCETKESGLEILTRNGKWLQIESHPGQMIVDSGDMLSRVTNNIIPSTTHRVVNPLNSRNTSRYSLPFFVHAYEKCELNVLENCKSPSKPILYPPIIANEFLLQRLRENGLVKT
- a CDS encoding ABC transporter ATP-binding protein, whose amino-acid sequence is MAEEVILKVENLITNFNVSGKNITAVDDCSFQVNKGKTLGIVGESGCGKSVTSLSIMRLIPSPPGNISSGKIFFEKKNLLQLSEKEMRSIRGNRISMIFQEPMTSLNPVYTIGYQIAEVFILHKGASHKEARDLSIEMLKQVRIPSPEKRFNEYPHQLSGGMRQRIMIAIALACKPALLIADEPTTALDVTIQAQILALMNNLQKENGMSTILITHDLGVVAETCDDVVVMYAGKVVEKSSAKELFTNPKHPYTIGLLNSIPKLGEKKHRLNTIPGIVPSLANLPKGCRFQDRCSLASKECKETEPELKLINPNKYAACFKI
- a CDS encoding M16 family metallopeptidase → MKSLTLNKYTLSNGVPVFYCHTPETVCFELSIHINTGARDETEKNNGVSHFLEHMMFRGSKSYPNSIQLSKAMESFGGETNAMTGIENTTYWLKGDAEKTLEAIDCFADFFLRPNYADLEIERSVILQEMASDFNEAGDSIDTESLAMATLFSNHPLGNPIIGKEEIVKQISQSDLSEKRRDYYTPNRCAITIHTSIDEKDVIAQLEKSFGNEWAHIQGSAPNRILADNYIPQLNSLRKPQHALCLQNNPDNQFAVKLIFPTVGGLSNEVVYITFLQRILDDGICTRLPANIREKHGLVYDISCDTQFFNEIGTFSIDATVSEDLLPNLLEKLAQELRNVISEKPLQEELDHIRFRYIFDLKQIKETPSRLLNREVSAYFMDQKLTLDDEINIVKSITTDQILKTAQKIFGSARRGFVLIGPKARKKRELVEKLLSIFDGIGDLNEKGSTN
- the rpe gene encoding ribulose-phosphate 3-epimerase, with amino-acid sequence MRKEIKVSPSIAAGNLLKLEDEVRKLELSGADSIHFDVMDGHFVPLLTIGIPFIEQMRKITKMHLDVHIMVTNPDTTFENYLSAGADTLSFHIETAIHPHRICSKIKETGKRAGIVLNPSTHWKDIEYLLPILDQVTLMTVNPGFSRQAHLPLVHKKISELSQFRSDNNLKFDIMVDGGVNHENANTLNKLGVDIVVAGGAVFNFENYKEAIAKIKSASITN
- a CDS encoding nitroreductase family protein; this translates as MAETIFNSVPKHNYSEQEPEINPEEFRKVIHSRRSVRMFNGTPIPEDIMNECLDLALLAPNSSNLQPWEFYWVKSPDKKSELVKACLSQPAASTAAELIVCVARSKTWKQNANKMLDVFAKSNANIPNSVKDYYKKIVPLAYTQGYFSVIGLIKRLVLFVRGLKEPTPRNPVSNSDMILWATKSCALAAENLMLALRAFSYDSCPMEGFDAYRVEKILDLPSDAHVVMVIGAGKRSPNGIYGPRIRFERNLFIKEV